In Stanieria sp. NIES-3757, the DNA window AATTGACTTCTGGATGAGGAACGCCTAAAGATTCGATCGCGTCTTTGATTGAAGGACGTTCTTTGAATTGATGAACGAAGTTTACTTCTTTTTGATGGGAAGGCAAAAAATAATTTAGTTCGCCTTGAAAACAAAAAGTTGCTACTCCCATAAGTGATTACGACTGGTTTATCTTAATTGTAGCTAGTCGAAAAAGGCAAAAGTTAACTTTTCTCCTGGTTTAAATAGTAGTTGGATTGAAAATCAAGTACTTTAGAAAAAGTGTAGGCTTGGGCTAATGTTTAATGCTTTTCAGACCAAAACTATTGAAACTAGTGGGGCAAAAATTAACTTGGTAATCGGTGGACGAGGAAAACCTCTTTTATTACTGCATGGTTATCCACAAACTCATTTGATGTGGCACAAAATTGCTGATTTATTAGCTCAGGATTTTACCGTAATCGCTACTGACTTACGAGGTTATGGTGCTAGTTCTAAACCGCCAGGAGAACCAGATCATAGCAACTATGCTAAACGAGTAATGGCACGAGACCAAGTTGAGGTGATGTCTAAATTAGGTTATCAAACATTTTATCTGGTTGGTCACGATCGCGGTGCAAGAGTAGCTCATCGTCTTACTTTAGATTATCCTACCAAAGTGAACAAATTGGCTCTTTTAGATATTTTGCCAACCTACGAACTCTATCATAATAGCGATCGCTCATTCGCTACTACTTATTATC includes these proteins:
- a CDS encoding putative alpha/beta hydrolase — encoded protein: MFNAFQTKTIETSGAKINLVIGGRGKPLLLLHGYPQTHLMWHKIADLLAQDFTVIATDLRGYGASSKPPGEPDHSNYAKRVMARDQVEVMSKLGYQTFYLVGHDRGARVAHRLTLDYPTKVNKLALLDILPTYELYHNSDRSFATTYYHWFFLIQPYPFPETLISNNAEYFLRNCLNQWSRLDNAFAEATIAEYLHYFDDWATIHSTCEDYRAAAGIDLIHDQLDLHQKITCPLLVLWGKQGIIGKKYDVLASWAKKGLDVRGEGFDCGHFLPEEAPEVTYLALRDFLV